Proteins encoded within one genomic window of Halobacteroides halobius DSM 5150:
- a CDS encoding flagellar FlbD family protein yields MIKLTRLNDSQIVVNAELIKTIEATPDTVITLTTDHRLIVKEDVDQIIDKVINFKQRIHFKVE; encoded by the coding sequence ATGATTAAATTAACCAGACTAAATGACTCTCAAATAGTAGTTAATGCTGAGTTAATTAAGACAATTGAAGCTACACCTGATACAGTAATTACTTTAACAACAGATCATCGTTTGATTGTTAAAGAAGATGTAGATCAGATAATTGATAAAGTAATTAATTTTAAACAACGGATTCACTTTAAGGTAGAATAG
- a CDS encoding motility protein A produces the protein MDLDLASIIGLILGVGLVLLGMFLQGQMIIYVSASSALIVIGGTLGGVVLAYSFKHLKDAFAALKIAFSSQEYEASEIISILVSFAEKARREGLLALEEESNQIDDEFLKKGIQLVVDGTDPELVKSILKTELDFMEERHGINSGVFSTAAELAPAFGMIGTLIGLIGMLSQLENPSQLGGGMAVALITTFYGSVLANVFFVPIAEKLAVKSEEEILVKEVMIEGILSIQAGENPRIVEEKLKAFLAPTTRTDIEEEEAVNVNAAG, from the coding sequence ATGGACTTGGATTTGGCATCGATTATAGGTTTGATTTTAGGAGTTGGATTAGTTTTATTAGGTATGTTCTTACAGGGACAAATGATAATATATGTTAGTGCCAGTTCAGCTCTGATTGTTATAGGAGGAACTTTAGGAGGAGTGGTACTAGCTTATTCTTTTAAGCATTTAAAAGATGCTTTTGCTGCTTTAAAAATTGCTTTTTCTAGTCAAGAGTATGAAGCAAGTGAAATCATATCTATCTTAGTTAGTTTTGCTGAAAAAGCTAGAAGAGAGGGTTTATTAGCTTTAGAAGAAGAGAGCAATCAAATAGATGATGAATTTTTAAAAAAGGGAATTCAGTTAGTAGTAGATGGAACTGATCCTGAATTAGTTAAGAGTATTCTAAAGACAGAGCTTGATTTTATGGAAGAACGGCATGGTATTAATTCAGGAGTCTTTAGTACAGCAGCTGAGTTGGCCCCTGCTTTTGGAATGATTGGTACTTTAATTGGTTTGATAGGGATGTTAAGCCAACTAGAAAATCCTAGTCAATTAGGTGGAGGGATGGCTGTAGCTTTAATTACTACTTTCTATGGTTCAGTATTAGCTAATGTCTTTTTTGTTCCTATAGCTGAAAAACTAGCCGTAAAGAGTGAAGAAGAGATTTTGGTTAAAGAAGTGATGATTGAGGGGATTCTATCAATTCAAGCTGGAGAAAACCCACGAATTGTAGAAGAAAAGTTAAAAGCCTTTCTAGCTCCAACTACTAGAACAGATATTGAAGAAGAAGAGGCGGTGAATGTAAATGCCGCGGGATAA